GAACACTGCCAACGGGCTCTGCAGCACCTGGGCATGGATCCTGTCCCCGCCGACGGTCTGCACGTGACCCTGCTGCGCGTGGGCGCAGTCGACCAGGTATCGACCGCGCAGGTGGAGCACCTGCTCGACTTGACGCAGGAGCTGCCCGTCAGCGCTTTCCACGGCCTCGCTCACCCTCTGGCCGGCTCACGGGGCGCCGTCCGTTTCAGCCTCACGCCCTGGAAACCGCTGGTCCGCCTCCACGCCGCCCTTCACGCTGTGGGAAAGCAGGCCGGCGTCCCCGGCGGCGCTCCGACGACGGCGTTCCGCCCGCATCTGGGTATCGCCTACAGCAACCAGGAGCGATCCGCGCCCGCGGTCATCGACGCCGTCGAACCTCTGCGGTCTCTCCCGCCGGTGCCGCTGCACTTCACGACCGTGGATCTCGTGGAACTGCGGCGCCAGGACAGAACCTACCGCTGGAGGACCATCCGCTCGGTTCCCCTGCCCTCCTCCGCAACCTCGCGGACTACGCTCGCCTAGAAGGTGATCGCACAATGGACGGCAACGGCCCGGCAGCGCTGGCCCATCACAGTCCGGTGCCGGCCGCCAGCCTCTCCTTCGGCTTCGGGTGCATCTGCGCGCGGACTCGGGCGTACGCGTCGTCGAGCAGCCGCAGCTCGACGGCCGTGAGGACGGGTCCGGAAAGAGACCCGAAGCTCTCTTCGAGCTGAGCCTCACTGGTGAAGCCGACGACCGTGGCACAGTGGCCGGCGCGCTGAACGCCAGACAGCAACGCGAGCCGGGTCAGCGTTCCCGGAGTGTCACCGAATCTGGCGTACAGCGACTCAAGCCCACAGGGTGCCTTCTCGGCGCCGGCCGGAGCGAGAGCGTTCCGGAGACCCAGGGCCTTCGGCGCCGCGAGGATCACGCCGACCCCGTGGCGTGCCGTGAAGGCGAAGAGGTCTTCGCCTTCCAGCGTGATGGTCGGCGTCAGGGCGTTGCATCGAGTCCAGATGACGTTCGGTCTGATGAGCCGGAAGAGGTGGAGGAATCGCTCGGCGCAGGCGGCGCGTTCGGCGGGAGTCGCTTCGGCGGGCGTGTATGGCCCCCGCATTCCGATGGCCTTGATGGCGCCGACTTCCCGCAGGGTGTGCATCTGATCGATTGCGGTGCCCAGGTAGCGGTCTTGAGGGCCGAAGTCCCACGAGTCCAGGGTGTAGAGGTCCAGCTCCTCGGCGTAGAGGTTCTCCAGTGTCTGCTGCAGCTGGTGGTGGATGTGCCGGTCGGCGTAGGCGTGCGGCGCGGAGCCTCGGATCTTCCCGACCTTGCTGCTGATCAGGAAAGTCTGATCCGGATACTCCCTCAGCAGGCGCCCCAGCATTCGTTCGGCCCGCCCGGCTCCGTAGGAGTCCGCTGCGTCGAAGAGGTTGGCGCCGAGCTCCACGGCGCGGCGCAGGCCGTCGAGGAAGGGACCATCGTCCTCGCCGCGGGTGGGGCTCCCCGCCAGTCCGACGGCGCCGAGGTTGACGCCCAGGGGATGAGCTAAGAGGCCCTGTCCCAGATGACGACTCATGGTGTCCAAGTCGGTCATCAGCGAGATCCTTCCCGCGTCAGCACAGCGATGACGATCTTTCCGTTCGCGGTTTCCTCGACCGACCAGGTGTTGGCGAGGTTCTGGACGATGAACAATCCGCGTCCGCATGTGGCCGCGGTGTCCGGCTCCACGGACGAGTTGCGCGGGTGTGAGGGGAGGACGCCGGTGTCATGACCCAGGTCGACGACGCCCAGCGCCGTGCCAAGTTCGTAGACCTCGATCCTTATGAGGACCGCGCCGCGGCCGTGCTTGACGGCGTTGGCAATGAGTTCACTTGCGACCAGCTTGGCGTCATCGAGCTGTCCCTCGTCGACATCGTCCAGGAAGCTGGTGAGCGCAACGCGTGCGGTGCGTTGCGGGGCCGGAAGTCCTGCAAGCTCGACATCGCAGTGGTCTAGCAGATTTCCGAGGCTCTGGTCATGGACCAGCTCGGCGGTAGTCGGAGGCAACCTCGTCTCCTCGTGATCGAGACGCCCTGCGGCGCGGCCGGAATCGACCCACCTCCACCGTGACGGAACACGGCAGGCATCGGTACGCCAAACCGCGGCCACTTCTGTGTCACTTCGCCCGCCGCCCGTCGCTGCGCCGCACCCATGACGATGGATAAAGCAGACCAAAACACCCTCGGTTTGTGCTCGTGCCGCGGGTGAAGTGGCCCACAAGTGGCCGCGGTTTGGCGTACCGCTGTCCCGCCGGTTCCGTCACCGTGGAGTGACGCCAGCGACCGCGGTCCCGGAGCCACCGGATCACGGGCCGCTGTCTGGGCGGTCAGCTCCTTCCCGGGCCGTCCAGATCGGTTCCGCGCACGCCTGACAGTCGTGGGACCTGTCCCTGTTCTGGTGCCGCGCCGGCCTCCCCCGCTACGGCACGGCACCAGAACCCCCTCTCACGATTCACCCGAGCGGTCTTCTCGTCTGGAGAGCAGTTCACATGAACTTACGGAGTCACCACCTGTGGCATGTCGCGATCGGTGAACCGCCGCCGGGTGCGCTCCCGCGAGCCCACGACACTGTGCGTGTGGGAATGGCTCTGGGGCTGCCCGCAATCGACGCCCTCGTGGCCGACGGCACGGGGGTTGGCCCGCTGAAGTACTGCCTCGGCCACCAAAGCCTTCTGGTGCCGGTGGAGGCCGGCACATTCCACCGGTGGGGGGCCGCCCACTCCGACTGCGTGCCCGGTACCAGGACCGGGCGGTGGGTCTGCGACGGGTACGGCGGCCGCGGCTGTACGGGCCTGTGGGTGACCCGGCCGGAGCC
Above is a genomic segment from Streptomyces sp. NBC_01426 containing:
- a CDS encoding ATP-binding protein, with the translated sequence MPPTTAELVHDQSLGNLLDHCDVELAGLPAPQRTARVALTSFLDDVDEGQLDDAKLVASELIANAVKHGRGAVLIRIEVYELGTALGVVDLGHDTGVLPSHPRNSSVEPDTAATCGRGLFIVQNLANTWSVEETANGKIVIAVLTREGSR
- a CDS encoding 2'-5' RNA ligase family protein, which codes for MSPELDTDPSAFPSAPPASLDDPEVIVEHDWRAFQRVERMADHWDRPGWSDRQRKYYWMHTFPDPGQLLQRTEHCQRALQHLGMDPVPADGLHVTLLRVGAVDQVSTAQVEHLLDLTQELPVSAFHGLAHPLAGSRGAVRFSLTPWKPLVRLHAALHAVGKQAGVPGGAPTTAFRPHLGIAYSNQERSAPAVIDAVEPLRSLPPVPLHFTTVDLVELRRQDRTYRWRTIRSVPLPSSATSRTTLA
- a CDS encoding aldo/keto reductase — its product is MTDLDTMSRHLGQGLLAHPLGVNLGAVGLAGSPTRGEDDGPFLDGLRRAVELGANLFDAADSYGAGRAERMLGRLLREYPDQTFLISSKVGKIRGSAPHAYADRHIHHQLQQTLENLYAEELDLYTLDSWDFGPQDRYLGTAIDQMHTLREVGAIKAIGMRGPYTPAEATPAERAACAERFLHLFRLIRPNVIWTRCNALTPTITLEGEDLFAFTARHGVGVILAAPKALGLRNALAPAGAEKAPCGLESLYARFGDTPGTLTRLALLSGVQRAGHCATVVGFTSEAQLEESFGSLSGPVLTAVELRLLDDAYARVRAQMHPKPKERLAAGTGL